One genomic region from Biomphalaria glabrata chromosome 7, xgBioGlab47.1, whole genome shotgun sequence encodes:
- the LOC106062788 gene encoding uncharacterized protein LOC106062788, which yields MYRWSLVLSILISLTPLKTSADLSSLIRNYSPACQAAMFNNPDVFQKINMGTLCSQETSSWITKNFVKPGLCTETEMNNLSSAICGRGSSQVNVTSPAKRSYFAGLSYLSSICQAKVDICLKQSVISVILKQQEQYCTLMNFQVNGINFEACLNSEPQNCTEAEISSLKSAACQVTTTDVNQTLSIALLKSSPTCLAQVSNCADSNQTAREYFLNEKFCKAFTVLENVSSTAPCKTNNYCSAADLDLLRTAACASSKPTNSTPPKIYLLPSAIQVIKTFTSACQLMFSQSVYMNMTAKTYCSQEGLKVLAQYLVRMGFCTENEHNTLTETVCNRSRPYTQLTISRARSNFYAALNSQSYQCQAKLHSCLKSNSASVVLKQQEQFCSLLNLDMKGTTSEMCITHGTQSCTKSEFDQLKSAACEVTATDVDQTFSDALLKTSMKCQAQVSSCVDSNENATQLVVFENYCAALNATTGPRVAACKAVNVCTSAEMNLLRAAACEPDTLLSSASFRPVSVVYVALVVLLCWSIKL from the coding sequence ATGTACCGATGGTCATTGGTTTTGAGCATTCTAATTTCCTTGACGCCTTTGAAAACAAGTGCGGATCTAAGTTCTCTTATAAGAAACTACTCACCAGCATGCCAGGCAGCAATGTTCAATAATCCCGATGTCTTCCAGAAAATAAATATGGGAACACTATGCAGCCAGGAAACGTCATCGTGGATAACCAAGAACTTTGTAAAACCAGGCCTCTGCACTGAAACTGAAATGAACAATCTGTCGTCTGCAATTTGCGGCAGGGGTAGCAGTCAGGTCAACGTGACTAGTCCAGCAAAGAGAAGTTATTTTGCAGGTTTGAGTTATCTAAGCTCCATCTGCCAGGCTAAAGTTGACATTTGTCTCAAACAGTCGGTCATTTCTGTGATCTTGAAGCAGCAAGAGCAGTACTGTACTTTGATGAACTTTCAAGTGAACGGCATAAATTTTGAAGCTTGTTTAAATTCCGAACCACAGAACTGCACCGAAGCTGAGATAAGCAGTCTCAAATCTGCTGCTTGTCAGGTGACTACGACTGACGTAAACCAAACATTGTCCATTGCACTGCTCAAGTCTTCTCCAACTTGTCTGGCTCAGGTCTCAAACTGCGCAGACTCAAACCAGACTGCCAGGGAGTATTTCTTGAACGAGAAGTTTTGCAAAGCGTTTACAGTTTTGGAGAATGTGAGTTCCACTGCGCCGTGCAAGACAAACAATTACTGCAGTGCTGCAGATCTCGACCTCCTAAGAACCGCCGCGTGTGCAAGTTCAAAGCCAACCAACTCAACTCCAcccaaaatatatttgttaCCTTCAGCAATCCAAGTCATTAAAACATTCACGTCAGCCTGCCAATTAATGTTCAGTCAATCCGTTTATATGAATATGACTGCTAAGACCTACTGCAGTCAAGAAGGGTTAAAGGTGTTGGCACAGTACTTGGTCAGGATGGGTTTTTGTACCGAGAACGAACACAACACTCTTACAGAAACTGTTTGTAACAGGAGCCGCCCATACACACAGCTCACCATAAGCCGAGCGAGAAGCAACTTTTATGCTGCTCTGAATAGCCAGAGCTATCAGTGTCAGGCAAAGCTACATTCATGCCTGAAGTCCAATTCTGCATCTGTGGTGCTGAAGCAGCAGGAACAGTTCTGTTCTTTATTAAACCTGGACATGAAAGGGACGACTTCCGAGATGTGCATCACTCATGGAACGCAGTCCTGCACAAAGTCGGAATTCGACCAGCTGAAATCCGCTGCGTGTGAAGTCACCGCGACTGACGTAGATCAAACATTCTCTGACGCTCTGCTCAAGACGTCGATGAAATGCCAGGCTCAGGTCTCCAGCTGTGTGGACTCCAACGAGAACGCTACGCAGCTAGTTGTCTTTGAGAACTACTGTGCTGCTCTGAATGCGACCACTGGACCCAGAGTCGCAGCGTGCAAGGCAGTGAACGTTTGCACGTCTGCGGAGATGAACTTACTCAGAGCGGCAGCCTGTGAGCCTGACACGTTGCTAAGTTCTGCTTCGTTTAGACCAGTGAGTGTTGTGTACGTAGCATTGGTAGTATTATTATGTTGGTCCATAAAGCTTTAA